One window of Alkaliphilus metalliredigens QYMF genomic DNA carries:
- a CDS encoding tyrosine-type recombinase/integrase, with product MNDEELKVTFQYNNQLVEKIRKVEGRRWDADQKYWVVPNNAKCIDDLTNIFIDEDIRWDESLSFSKTENSECNFHDINLALQQLEKQFTLKGYSPKTKKSYIGHVKRFLGFINNKPEVLTKQDVEKYMYHLLNVQENSHAFANQALSAIKFYYQHSLKKDKVLYDLPRPKKEKTLPNILSQREVLSILDSVNNIKHKSILLLTYSAGLRVGEVVRLKVGDIDSDRMLIHVRQGKGRKDRYTILSEVALSTLRKYAMIEKPKDWLFPGGKENCFLTERSVQKTFSVACKRAKVKKHASVHSLRHSFATHLLEGGTDLRYIQELLGHSSSKTTEIYTHVSVANFSKIKSPLDKFMK from the coding sequence ATGAATGATGAAGAACTGAAGGTTACTTTTCAGTATAATAATCAACTGGTAGAAAAAATTAGGAAAGTTGAGGGTAGAAGGTGGGATGCAGATCAAAAGTACTGGGTTGTTCCGAATAATGCTAAATGTATAGATGACCTAACAAATATTTTCATAGATGAAGATATAAGATGGGATGAATCATTAAGCTTTTCCAAAACAGAAAATAGTGAATGTAACTTTCATGATATTAATCTAGCATTACAACAATTAGAAAAGCAGTTTACATTAAAAGGATATAGTCCTAAAACTAAAAAATCATATATTGGACATGTTAAAAGATTTCTTGGGTTCATTAATAATAAACCTGAAGTATTGACCAAACAGGATGTTGAAAAATATATGTATCATTTATTGAATGTTCAGGAAAACTCACATGCCTTTGCAAATCAAGCTTTGAGTGCGATTAAATTCTATTACCAACATTCACTTAAGAAAGATAAAGTGTTATATGATTTGCCTAGACCTAAGAAAGAAAAGACGTTACCAAATATATTAAGTCAAAGAGAGGTATTATCAATATTAGATTCTGTTAATAACATTAAACATAAATCAATATTACTTTTAACTTACTCAGCGGGCCTTCGAGTTGGTGAAGTAGTAAGGCTAAAGGTAGGAGATATCGATAGCGATAGAATGCTTATACATGTAAGACAAGGAAAAGGTAGAAAAGACAGATATACCATACTTTCAGAAGTTGCTCTAAGTACGTTAAGAAAATATGCAATGATAGAAAAGCCTAAAGATTGGTTATTTCCAGGAGGGAAAGAGAATTGTTTTTTGACAGAACGTTCAGTCCAAAAAACATTTTCAGTTGCGTGTAAGAGAGCCAAGGTAAAGAAACATGCCTCAGTGCACAGCTTGAGACACTCATTTGCAACACATTTATTAGAAGGCGGGACTGATCTTAGGTATATTCAAGAATTACTAGGTCACTCAAGCTCAAAAACCACAGAGATATATACGCATGTCTCTGTAGCAAATTTCAGTAAAATAAAAAGTCCCTTAGATAAATTTATGAAATAG
- a CDS encoding Nmad3 family putative nucleotide modification protein, translated as MKIIISRKGFDSGYGGYPSPILPDGRMVSFPIPDIDKSISYKDLHFDDRYNYMELMKSLFGDTLKHEGYGKVLVDDIGCHLDPDIQSTAYERNKDWRGLFGQAGIAQKHLKNQDVSVGDIFLFFGWFRQTELVNGRIIYDKKDKKGKHVIYGYMEVGEIHQVNKLDTDEWMHYHPHVKRGKGATDNDVIYVAKDKLSVDSSLDGYGTLKYCDAVTLTKDGFSKSRWNLPDIFKHTSISYHSENSWKDNYFQSAAKGQEFVLESTVEIKNWLEKLFKQAK; from the coding sequence ATGAAGATTATAATAAGTAGAAAAGGATTTGATTCGGGATATGGAGGATATCCTAGTCCAATTTTACCTGATGGGAGGATGGTGTCATTTCCAATACCAGATATAGATAAATCAATTAGTTATAAAGACTTACATTTTGATGATAGATACAATTACATGGAGCTAATGAAATCTCTATTTGGAGATACGTTAAAACATGAAGGATATGGGAAAGTACTTGTTGATGATATTGGGTGTCATCTTGACCCAGATATTCAATCAACTGCATATGAAAGAAATAAAGATTGGAGAGGATTATTTGGGCAAGCAGGGATTGCTCAAAAGCACTTAAAAAATCAAGATGTATCAGTAGGAGACATTTTTCTTTTCTTTGGTTGGTTTAGACAAACAGAGTTAGTTAATGGACGGATTATATATGATAAAAAAGATAAGAAAGGTAAGCATGTAATATATGGTTATATGGAGGTGGGAGAAATTCATCAGGTTAATAAACTGGATACGGATGAGTGGATGCACTATCACCCACATGTAAAAAGAGGGAAAGGTGCTACGGATAATGACGTTATTTATGTTGCTAAGGACAAACTTTCAGTGGATAGTTCACTAGACGGATATGGTACATTGAAATATTGTGATGCGGTCACATTAACTAAAGATGGCTTTAGTAAATCAAGATGGAATTTACCTGATATCTTTAAACATACTTCTATAAGTTATCATAGTGAAAATAGTTGGAAGGATAACTATTTTCAATCAGCTGCCAAAGGTCAAGAATTTGTTCTAGAAAGCACAGTTGAAATTAAAAATTGGTTAGAAAAACTTTTCAAACAAGCAAAGTAG
- a CDS encoding nucleotidyltransferase domain-containing protein — translation MVNKTDAIEIITWAEENGISIWIDGGWGVDALLKEETREHNDIDLFVEESNGKKFVNILKEKGFAEITESYTTASHTVWKDTKGRIIDLHIFKFDEQGYIVFEGEAYPPDVFSGIGEIGDKVVRCIDAENQVLFHLGYEHDENDVYDVKLLCERFGIPIPSEYK, via the coding sequence ATGGTGAATAAAACTGATGCCATTGAAATAATAACGTGGGCTGAAGAAAATGGAATTAGTATCTGGATAGATGGCGGTTGGGGGGTAGATGCCCTATTGAAAGAAGAAACTAGAGAACACAACGATATTGATTTATTTGTGGAGGAAAGCAACGGCAAGAAATTTGTCAATATACTAAAGGAAAAAGGCTTTGCTGAAATTACTGAATCATACACAACAGCATCTCACACGGTTTGGAAGGATACTAAAGGTAGGATAATTGATCTTCATATATTTAAATTTGATGAACAGGGATACATTGTTTTTGAAGGAGAAGCATACCCCCCAGACGTGTTTAGTGGCATTGGGGAAATAGGTGACAAAGTGGTACGGTGTATTGATGCAGAAAACCAAGTGTTATTTCACTTGGGCTATGAGCATGATGAAAATGATGTGTATGATGTAAAACTTTTATGCGAAAGATTTGGTATTCCTATTCCCAGCGAGTACAAGTAA
- a CDS encoding GNAT family N-acetyltransferase — MNRLKLVLPTPEYKNKIMDYKSEFIENGDSMDGTAGLRNTETFEEWYGAFCDNLKEETVRDGLVPATTYMAISIDGGRLIGMIDIRHRLNDSLLNLGGHIGYSVRKPERQQGYATEMLELALIECVKLNIKKVLITCDKDNVASAKTIIKNGAELENEISEGNRITQRYWITLD, encoded by the coding sequence ATGAACAGATTGAAATTAGTTTTACCGACACCAGAATATAAAAATAAAATAATGGATTATAAGAGCGAATTTATTGAAAATGGAGATAGCATGGATGGGACTGCAGGACTGAGAAATACTGAAACCTTTGAAGAATGGTACGGTGCATTTTGTGATAATTTAAAAGAGGAAACTGTAAGGGATGGATTAGTTCCTGCAACTACATATATGGCTATTTCTATTGATGGTGGTCGTTTAATTGGGATGATTGATATTAGACACCGTTTAAATGATTCTTTGTTAAATTTGGGTGGACATATAGGTTATAGTGTTAGAAAACCAGAAAGACAACAAGGATATGCAACTGAAATGTTAGAATTGGCTTTAATTGAATGTGTAAAATTAAATATTAAAAAAGTTTTAATCACTTGCGACAAAGACAATGTTGCATCAGCAAAGACTATAATAAAGAATGGTGCAGAGTTAGAAAATGAAATATCAGAAGGAAATCGAATTACACAAAGGTATTGGATAACTTTAGATTAA